Proteins encoded by one window of Octopus bimaculoides isolate UCB-OBI-ISO-001 chromosome 4, ASM119413v2, whole genome shotgun sequence:
- the LOC106876836 gene encoding stromal cell-derived factor 2, whose translation MAMPSVTSLSLLLFSAFTLTETEQFHYKYVTCGSTLKLLNPYHKVRLHSHDIKYGSGSGQQSVTAVESSDDHNSYWQIQPKPGTSCFRGVPVKCDQTIQLMHVATRRNLHGHHFRSPLSNNLEVSAFGEDGVGDAGDDWTVICKTGNWSREERIRLKNVVTGSYLHVNGDVYGRPIQGQREVSAHDHPNEKNYWQAGEGIFIKPALPIHSRLRNHDEF comes from the exons ATGGCCATGCCGTCCGTCACCAGTCTCTCGCTATTGTTATTCTCTGCATTTACTCTTACAGAAACAGAAC agTTCCATTACAAATATGTGACGTGTGGTTCTACATTAAAGTTGCTTAATCCATATCACAAAGTCCGTTTACACTCTCATGACATCAAATATGGGTCAGGAAGTGGACAACAG TCTGTAACAGCTGTGGAATCTTCAGATGATCACAATAGTTATTGGCAGATACAACCCAAACCAGGAACCTCCTGTTTTCGAGG GGTTCCAGTAAAATGTGACCAGACTATCCAACTGATGCATGTTGCTACAAGAAGGAACTTGCATGGTCATCATTTTCGTTCCCCACTTTCAAATAATTTAGAAGTTAGTGCCTTTGGTGAAGATGGAGTAGGAGATGCAG GGGATGACTGGACAGTTATTTGTAAAACTGGAAATTGGTCCCGAGAAGAGCGTATCCGATTAAAAAATGTTGTCACTGGAAG ctATCTCCATGTAAATGGTGATGTATATGGCCGACCAATCCAAGGTCAGCGTGAGGTCAGCGCTCACGATCATCCTAATGAAAAGAATTATTGGCAGGCAGGTGAAGGTATTTTTATCAAACCAGCTCTACCGATTCACTCCCGGTTACGGAATCATGATGAGTTTTAA